One window of Jannaschia sp. CCS1 genomic DNA carries:
- a CDS encoding NAD(P)/FAD-dependent oxidoreductase, with protein sequence MNDDTTSVLGAGIVGLCCALSLAERGHKVRVIDRDAPGRATSYGNAGVISPWSIVPQSMPGLWRKIPGLLMDPGKPLRVRASHWPRMVGWGLRFLANGREDRVRQVSDAMEHLCGPSVDLYRRHLSGTGHEHLVKDACYIHAFRNAGQADLSGLDYSLRAEKGADMAVLGADDLRALEPALSPEFKAAVLIKGQARADSPGAICAAIAEKARAMGVTFVHDDVVGVARDGDGWRIDCASGPRHSDTLVVAMGVWSAAMLKGMGLRLPLQAERGYHVEFEGPGVALTHSVMDVDRKVVLSSMEGRIRIAGQAEFAAIDAPPDPTRKAVLTRQASAALPGLNAREAEVWMGHRPSFPDSLPAIGEVQGQEGLFACFGHSHYGLMMAPKSGEIVADLVEGRVQNRDLSAYGVARF encoded by the coding sequence ATGAACGACGACACCACGAGTGTTCTGGGCGCGGGCATCGTGGGCCTGTGTTGCGCGCTGTCCTTGGCCGAGCGGGGGCACAAGGTGCGCGTGATTGACCGTGATGCGCCGGGGCGGGCGACGTCTTATGGCAATGCGGGCGTCATATCGCCGTGGTCGATTGTGCCGCAATCCATGCCCGGCCTGTGGCGCAAGATCCCCGGTCTGTTGATGGACCCCGGCAAACCCCTGCGCGTGCGCGCGTCCCATTGGCCCCGAATGGTCGGCTGGGGCCTGCGATTTCTGGCCAATGGGCGGGAGGATCGAGTGCGGCAGGTGTCTGACGCGATGGAGCATCTGTGCGGTCCGTCCGTGGATCTGTACCGCCGCCACCTGTCCGGCACCGGGCACGAACATCTGGTGAAGGACGCCTGCTACATCCACGCCTTTCGCAATGCGGGACAGGCGGATTTATCAGGCCTGGACTACAGCCTGCGGGCGGAGAAGGGCGCGGATATGGCGGTGTTGGGCGCTGACGATCTGCGCGCGTTGGAGCCTGCGTTGAGCCCCGAGTTCAAGGCCGCCGTCCTGATCAAGGGACAGGCCCGCGCGGACTCGCCCGGTGCGATTTGCGCGGCGATTGCCGAGAAGGCGCGCGCGATGGGGGTCACATTTGTGCACGACGATGTGGTGGGGGTTGCGCGGGATGGGGACGGCTGGCGGATCGACTGCGCCAGCGGGCCAAGGCACAGCGACACGCTGGTCGTGGCGATGGGCGTGTGGTCTGCCGCAATGCTGAAGGGCATGGGCTTGCGCCTGCCCTTGCAGGCCGAGCGCGGCTATCACGTGGAGTTTGAGGGTCCCGGCGTGGCGCTGACCCATTCGGTCATGGATGTGGATCGCAAGGTGGTGCTGAGCAGTATGGAGGGGCGTATTCGCATCGCGGGTCAAGCAGAGTTTGCGGCCATCGACGCGCCACCGGACCCCACGCGCAAGGCGGTCCTGACACGGCAGGCCAGCGCCGCCCTGCCCGGCCTGAATGCGCGCGAAGCGGAGGTCTGGATGGGCCACCGGCCCTCCTTCCCCGACAGTCTTCCGGCGATCGGAGAGGTGCAAGGGCAAGAGGGGCTGTTCGCCTGTTTCGGCCATTCGCACTACGGATTGATGATGGCGCCAAAATCCGGGGAAATCGTGGCGGATCTGGTGGAGGGGCGGGTGCAGAACCGGGACCTGTCGGCTTACGGTGTCGCGCGGTTTTAG
- a CDS encoding low molecular weight phosphatase family protein: MQDFPQSVLFCCDHNSTRSPMAEGLMKRFYGHRAYVQSAGVKGEMEIDGFAVSVCAELGVELERHRVRSFDEMEQWGDDLSGFDLIVALSPASQRRALEMTRTFHIDVEYWPIIDPTGLGETREAKLTSYRQARDQIVDRMKARFGEATED; the protein is encoded by the coding sequence GTGCAAGATTTCCCCCAATCCGTCCTCTTCTGCTGCGACCACAATTCCACCCGGTCGCCGATGGCCGAGGGGTTGATGAAACGCTTCTACGGCCACCGCGCCTATGTCCAGTCGGCAGGCGTCAAGGGCGAGATGGAGATTGACGGTTTTGCCGTGTCGGTCTGCGCGGAATTGGGGGTGGAGCTGGAACGCCACCGCGTGCGGTCTTTCGATGAGATGGAGCAATGGGGCGACGACCTGTCGGGCTTTGATCTGATCGTGGCCCTTTCCCCCGCCAGCCAGCGCCGGGCGCTGGAGATGACCCGCACGTTTCACATTGATGTGGAATACTGGCCGATCATCGACCCCACCGGCCTGGGCGAAACCCGCGAAGCAAAGCTGACCAGCTACCGCCAGGCCCGCGATCAGATCGTGGATCGCATGAAGGCGCGTTTTGGCGAGGCGACGGAAGACTAG
- a CDS encoding UPF0262 family protein: MMHICHIEIDTQGLPAPTPEIEQERKVAIFDLLEENTFTLPHEDAPSGPYRLSLAIREKRLVFDIDTEDGAEAAEFHLSLAPFRQTVKDYWQICEAYFDAVKKLPPSQIEAIDMARRGIHNEGARLLQERLEGKAEIDTDTARRLFTLICVLHFGA; this comes from the coding sequence ATGATGCATATCTGCCATATCGAGATTGACACCCAAGGCCTCCCCGCGCCCACGCCCGAGATCGAGCAGGAGCGCAAGGTCGCCATTTTTGACCTGCTGGAGGAGAATACCTTCACCCTCCCGCATGAGGATGCCCCGTCCGGCCCCTACCGGTTGAGCCTTGCCATCCGGGAGAAGCGGCTGGTCTTTGACATCGACACCGAAGACGGCGCGGAGGCGGCTGAATTCCACCTGTCACTGGCCCCCTTCCGCCAGACCGTGAAGGATTACTGGCAGATCTGTGAGGCCTATTTCGACGCCGTCAAAAAGCTGCCGCCAAGCCAGATCGAGGCGATTGATATGGCGCGGCGGGGCATCCACAATGAGGGCGCGCGGCTATTGCAGGAACGCCTGGAGGGCAAGGCCGAGATTGACACCGACACCGCCCGCCGCCTGTTCACCCTGATCTGCGTCCTGCATTTCGGGGCCTGA
- the hisD gene encoding histidinol dehydrogenase, which produces MPQFLNTTDADFASRFAALLEMKREDAPDVDATVAEIIADVRARGDAAVIELTETFDRLTLTPETMAFSAEEIAAAVEEVPGSERAALELAAERIRAYHVRQRPEDARWTDPDGAELGWRWGPVSAAGLYVPGGLASYPSSVLMNAIPAQVAGVERLIICAPTPDGVVNPLVLLAAQLSGVDTIYRIGGAQAIAAMAYGTDTIAPVDKITGPGNAFVAAAKRRVFGKVGIDMIAGPSEILVIADRDNDPDWIATDLLSQAEHDESAQSILITDDAAFGEAVANAVTKQLETLQRAHIAGPSWRDFGAIIVTENMTQAAALSDQIAPEHLELCVTAPESLFARLKHAGAVFLGQWTPEAIGDYIGGPNHVLPTARSARFSSGLNVLDFMKRTTVARMTPAALKAIGPAAEVLAASEGLGAHGASVAARLARLNKDDEGTR; this is translated from the coding sequence ATGCCGCAGTTTCTCAATACCACGGACGCAGATTTCGCCAGCCGCTTCGCTGCCCTGCTGGAGATGAAGCGCGAAGACGCCCCCGATGTCGACGCGACCGTGGCCGAGATCATCGCCGACGTGCGCGCACGCGGCGATGCCGCCGTGATTGAGCTGACCGAAACGTTTGACCGCCTGACCCTGACGCCCGAGACGATGGCCTTCAGCGCCGAGGAGATCGCGGCAGCGGTCGAGGAGGTGCCCGGGTCCGAGCGCGCAGCGCTGGAACTCGCGGCGGAACGCATCCGCGCCTATCACGTCCGCCAACGCCCCGAGGATGCCCGCTGGACCGACCCCGACGGGGCCGAACTTGGCTGGCGCTGGGGCCCGGTCTCTGCCGCAGGTCTCTACGTGCCCGGCGGCCTTGCCTCCTATCCCTCGTCGGTCCTGATGAACGCCATCCCGGCCCAGGTCGCGGGCGTCGAACGCCTCATCATCTGCGCGCCCACGCCCGATGGTGTCGTCAACCCGCTGGTCTTGTTGGCAGCACAGCTCTCCGGCGTGGACACGATCTACCGCATCGGCGGCGCGCAGGCGATTGCGGCCATGGCCTATGGCACGGACACCATCGCGCCTGTAGACAAGATCACCGGTCCCGGAAATGCCTTTGTGGCCGCCGCCAAGCGGCGCGTCTTCGGCAAGGTGGGCATCGACATGATCGCGGGCCCCTCGGAAATCCTTGTCATCGCCGACCGCGACAATGACCCTGACTGGATCGCCACGGATCTTCTGTCACAGGCCGAACATGACGAAAGCGCCCAATCGATCCTGATCACCGACGACGCGGCCTTCGGCGAGGCTGTCGCGAACGCCGTCACCAAACAGTTGGAAACCCTGCAGCGCGCCCATATCGCCGGGCCTTCCTGGCGCGATTTCGGGGCGATCATCGTGACCGAAAACATGACGCAGGCCGCCGCCCTGTCCGATCAGATCGCGCCGGAGCATCTTGAACTCTGCGTCACGGCGCCTGAATCGCTCTTTGCCCGGCTCAAGCATGCCGGTGCGGTGTTCCTGGGCCAGTGGACACCGGAGGCCATCGGCGATTACATCGGCGGGCCAAATCACGTGCTGCCCACGGCGCGGTCCGCGCGCTTTTCCAGCGGGTTGAACGTGTTGGATTTCATGAAGCGCACCACCGTGGCGCGGATGACGCCTGCGGCACTCAAGGCCATCGGCCCGGCGGCAGAGGTCCTCGCGGCCTCCGAAGGATTGGGGGCGCACGGGGCCTCCGTGGCCGCCCGTCTGGCGCGGCTGAACAAAGATGACGAGGGGACGCGATGA
- a CDS encoding GNAT family N-acetyltransferase — protein sequence MITRALEEGDLPALTALRLEGIRLFPDAFLLTEEEALAAPDDSLSAWINNGTAFGVVSKDRLIGFAGLRGQTFAMSRHRIHMGPFYVTPDAQGSGAADLLLEHLFDFAKSCACTQMELWVAKANTRARAFYARHGFTVVGRIPAAVIQDGTARDDLFMVRDLTVDLPVRGPDGLRRLHAGDWRIFRNIRLEMLRDAPTCFGSTLADWSALAPDEIRDWLTSIHLWAAVEGGVVVATAGWHALGGAVQAHRGHVIAVYTTPRARGSGLSAQLLTRVEEDARAQGISQLELDVGVENAPAIAAYDAAGYNVVGTIPNCLNHDGHIHDQHLMVRTLRA from the coding sequence GTGATCACCCGCGCGCTGGAGGAGGGCGACCTGCCCGCACTGACGGCGCTGCGTCTGGAAGGCATCCGCCTGTTCCCGGACGCCTTTCTTCTGACGGAGGAGGAGGCGCTTGCAGCCCCCGACGATAGCCTGTCGGCCTGGATCAACAATGGCACCGCCTTTGGCGTCGTTTCCAAAGATCGCCTCATCGGGTTCGCGGGCCTGCGCGGTCAGACCTTCGCCATGTCCCGCCACCGCATTCATATGGGCCCGTTCTACGTCACCCCGGATGCGCAAGGCTCCGGGGCGGCCGATTTGCTCCTTGAACACCTGTTCGACTTCGCCAAATCCTGCGCCTGCACGCAGATGGAGCTTTGGGTGGCAAAGGCCAACACCCGCGCCCGCGCCTTCTACGCGCGCCATGGCTTCACGGTCGTGGGCCGCATCCCGGCGGCGGTGATCCAGGACGGCACGGCGCGCGATGATCTCTTCATGGTGCGCGATCTGACGGTCGATCTCCCGGTGCGTGGGCCCGATGGGTTGCGGCGGCTCCACGCGGGCGACTGGCGCATTTTCCGCAATATCCGCCTGGAAATGCTACGCGACGCGCCGACATGTTTTGGCTCCACGCTGGCGGATTGGTCTGCATTGGCCCCCGATGAGATCCGGGATTGGCTCACATCAATCCACCTTTGGGCGGCGGTGGAGGGCGGCGTGGTCGTGGCCACGGCCGGGTGGCACGCCTTGGGCGGGGCCGTTCAGGCCCATCGGGGTCACGTCATCGCGGTCTACACCACGCCGCGGGCGCGGGGGAGCGGGCTGTCCGCGCAATTGCTCACCCGGGTCGAGGAGGACGCCCGCGCGCAGGGGATCTCGCAGTTGGAACTGGACGTTGGTGTCGAGAATGCGCCAGCCATCGCCGCCTATGATGCGGCGGGCTACAACGTCGTCGGCACCATCCCCAATTGTCTGAACCATGACGGCCACATTCACGACCAACACCTCATGGTCCGCACGCTGCGCGCTTGA
- a CDS encoding DUF2948 family protein — protein MANGPTPQDARFEDAGDAPVALRALEAADVPIISALIQDAVFPATEMRWDAARRRFAVLLNRFRWEQSGGAPERVQAVLAVDDVLKVASQGIDRSDPDLVFSLLALTWSPGEDGMGRLELTLAGDGVIALDVEALEVTLKDVTQPYGAVSGKTPDHSP, from the coding sequence ATGGCTAATGGCCCTACCCCCCAGGACGCCCGGTTTGAAGATGCAGGCGACGCCCCCGTCGCCCTGCGCGCCTTGGAGGCGGCGGATGTCCCAATCATCTCCGCCCTGATCCAGGACGCGGTCTTCCCGGCCACGGAGATGCGCTGGGACGCCGCCCGCCGCCGCTTTGCCGTGCTGCTGAACCGGTTCCGGTGGGAACAGTCCGGCGGCGCGCCTGAACGGGTGCAGGCCGTGCTGGCCGTTGACGATGTGTTGAAGGTGGCAAGCCAGGGCATTGACCGCTCTGATCCGGATCTCGTCTTCTCGCTCCTTGCGCTCACCTGGAGCCCGGGGGAGGACGGCATGGGCCGGTTGGAGCTGACCTTGGCAGGCGACGGGGTCATCGCGCTTGATGTGGAAGCGCTGGAAGTGACCTTGAAGGACGTGACCCAACCCTATGGCGCCGTCTCGGGCAAGACCCCGGATCATTCCCCGTGA
- the murA gene encoding UDP-N-acetylglucosamine 1-carboxyvinyltransferase — protein MDRIVVKGSGPLSGQIPIAGAKNTCLKLMCAALLSDEPLTLTNVPRLSDVATLSELLESLGVQIGRLDDGQTLAFSANTLTSQLAHYDIVRKLRASFNVLGPLLGRTGQAVVSLPGGCAIGARAVDFHITGLEAMGAKIELKDGYVHAAGDLKGAEIEFPFPSVGATENVMCAAVRAKGTTVIKNAAREPDTKALADCLIAMGADIEGAGTETMIVRGVDRLHGATHRVIADRIEMGTYMCAPGIAGGEVECLGGTRALVASLCDKMEAAGLEITETDAGLKVRHPGGRLKAVDVATAPFPGFPTDLQAQFMAMMCFADGTSVLEETIFENRFMHAPELIRMGASIDVQGNTARVTGVDRLRGAPVMATDLRASVSLILAGLAADGETTVNRVYHLDRGYEHLVRKLRGVGANVERLSDG, from the coding sequence ATGGACAGGATCGTTGTGAAGGGCTCGGGCCCGTTAAGTGGCCAAATCCCGATTGCGGGGGCGAAAAACACCTGCCTGAAGCTGATGTGTGCCGCGCTTTTGAGTGATGAGCCGCTGACGCTGACCAATGTCCCGCGTCTCTCGGACGTGGCCACGCTGAGCGAGCTTCTCGAAAGTCTCGGTGTGCAGATCGGGCGGCTGGATGACGGCCAGACGCTGGCGTTTTCGGCCAACACGCTGACCTCTCAGCTGGCCCATTATGACATCGTGCGCAAGCTCCGCGCCTCCTTCAACGTATTGGGCCCGCTTCTGGGCCGCACGGGGCAGGCGGTCGTGTCGCTGCCCGGCGGGTGCGCCATCGGGGCCCGTGCCGTTGATTTCCACATCACCGGCCTTGAGGCGATGGGCGCGAAGATTGAGTTGAAAGACGGCTACGTCCATGCCGCGGGCGACCTGAAGGGGGCGGAGATCGAATTTCCCTTCCCCTCCGTGGGCGCGACCGAAAACGTCATGTGCGCCGCCGTGCGCGCCAAGGGCACAACGGTCATCAAGAACGCCGCGCGGGAGCCGGATACCAAGGCGCTGGCCGATTGTCTGATCGCCATGGGCGCGGATATCGAAGGGGCAGGGACCGAAACCATGATCGTGCGCGGTGTCGACCGTCTGCACGGCGCCACCCATCGCGTCATCGCTGACCGGATCGAAATGGGCACTTACATGTGCGCCCCCGGCATCGCGGGCGGCGAGGTTGAATGCCTCGGCGGCACCCGTGCGCTGGTCGCCTCGCTCTGTGACAAGATGGAAGCGGCGGGGCTGGAGATCACTGAAACCGACGCGGGCCTCAAGGTTCGTCATCCCGGCGGGCGGTTGAAGGCCGTCGACGTCGCCACCGCGCCGTTCCCGGGCTTCCCCACCGATTTGCAGGCGCAATTCATGGCGATGATGTGCTTTGCCGACGGCACGTCTGTGCTGGAAGAGACGATATTCGAGAACCGCTTCATGCATGCCCCGGAGCTGATCCGCATGGGCGCCAGCATCGACGTGCAGGGCAATACCGCCCGCGTCACCGGCGTGGATCGTCTGCGCGGTGCGCCTGTGATGGCGACGGATCTGCGGGCCTCGGTGTCGCTCATCCTCGCGGGCCTCGCCGCCGATGGGGAAACCACAGTGAACCGCGTCTACCACCTGGATCGTGGCTATGAACACCTGGTCCGCAAACTGCGCGGTGTCGGCGCGAATGTGGAGCGGCTGTCCGATGGCTAA
- a CDS encoding NotI family restriction endonuclease, which translates to MAEERFHIAEWYGHPFKDLGDWDRVRLAGHDVGGSAMSKAELARMIALEEKDALGTIKPKEADRLNVLRSKLAQQQAEELPCPFRTDSPHPTCTKPGGVCSIRIYREEAGVIAPIDGERGRLRALCPWRFHQDGTAFDKIGESLLADPSPLRAGEVGFLESTGNLDSAAGEDVGRIDMILVKSNSVDGAPMDWVAVEVQAVYFSGKKMSIEFDHLKLTQGRLSMAQEKRRPDYRSSGVKRLMPQLLTKVPTLRRWGKKMAVVVDAPFFYSMGKMERVPHLSNADIVWFLVDFKQAAPGAPFQLEVVEEFYTTLESATLGLTGGVPVSQGAFEARITAKAQK; encoded by the coding sequence TTGGCAGAAGAGCGGTTTCACATTGCGGAATGGTATGGACACCCATTCAAGGACCTAGGCGACTGGGACCGGGTGAGGCTGGCCGGACATGACGTGGGCGGCTCGGCAATGTCGAAGGCAGAGCTGGCCCGGATGATCGCCCTTGAAGAAAAGGACGCCCTCGGGACCATCAAGCCCAAGGAGGCCGACCGGCTCAACGTTCTGCGTAGCAAGCTGGCCCAGCAGCAGGCGGAGGAGCTGCCGTGTCCGTTTCGCACGGATAGCCCGCACCCGACCTGCACCAAGCCCGGCGGCGTCTGCTCAATCCGCATCTATCGCGAGGAGGCCGGGGTCATCGCTCCTATTGACGGGGAACGCGGACGGCTGCGCGCCCTCTGTCCTTGGCGGTTCCATCAGGACGGCACCGCCTTCGACAAGATTGGTGAGAGCCTCCTTGCGGACCCATCGCCCCTGCGCGCCGGTGAAGTGGGCTTCCTCGAATCAACCGGCAACCTCGACAGCGCAGCAGGCGAGGACGTGGGCCGCATCGACATGATCCTCGTCAAGTCGAACAGCGTGGACGGCGCGCCGATGGACTGGGTGGCCGTGGAGGTGCAAGCCGTCTACTTCTCCGGCAAGAAGATGAGCATCGAGTTTGACCACCTCAAGCTAACGCAGGGTAGGCTGTCGATGGCCCAAGAGAAGCGCCGCCCCGACTACCGCAGCAGCGGGGTCAAGCGCCTGATGCCGCAGCTCCTGACCAAGGTTCCAACCCTCCGACGCTGGGGCAAGAAGATGGCCGTGGTAGTCGATGCGCCGTTTTTCTACTCGATGGGCAAGATGGAGCGTGTCCCGCACCTCTCGAATGCGGACATTGTCTGGTTCCTCGTTGATTTCAAGCAGGCCGCACCCGGCGCGCCGTTCCAGCTTGAGGTCGTGGAGGAGTTTTACACCACACTTGAGAGCGCCACCCTCGGGCTGACGGGTGGCGTCCCCGTGTCGCAGGGCGCGTTTGAGGCGCGGATCACGGCGAAGGCCCAGAAATAG
- a CDS encoding DNA cytosine methyltransferase, with the protein MTYTAIDLFCGAGGLSAGLEMAGFTVLAGNDLFDAAGRTFEATHPRAKFISGPIEELSVERLMEVTGLRKGELSVLVGGPPCQAYSVYNHQRGMHDARASLFREYLRIVDGLRPEWIVMENVTGIYSIANGEAVRAIKAEFAALGYAVEDAVLRAEDYGVPQERRRVVFIGNRVGAPISHPEPTHGPGRANPFTKIRDAIGDLPPLDNGENPGRVAYADARPSKYQRQMRGNAITVGNHAAPRLGKVNMDRLPYIPPGGSWRDIPHDLLPEGMKRAKRSDHTKRYGRMTWDGLSCTVLTKCDIHWGAYIHPEQDRAISVREAARLQAFPDWFEFAGSKTEQYVQVGNAVPPLLGKAVGDHLMQLMAAQGEVAA; encoded by the coding sequence ATGACATACACAGCGATAGACTTGTTTTGCGGGGCTGGCGGCCTGTCCGCCGGGCTTGAGATGGCAGGCTTCACCGTGCTGGCGGGCAATGACCTCTTTGACGCGGCGGGCCGGACGTTTGAGGCCACGCACCCGAGGGCGAAGTTTATCTCCGGCCCGATTGAGGAGCTTTCTGTTGAGCGCCTGATGGAAGTCACGGGCCTGCGCAAGGGCGAGTTGTCGGTGCTGGTCGGTGGCCCGCCCTGTCAGGCCTATTCGGTCTACAACCACCAGCGCGGGATGCACGACGCCCGGGCTTCCCTGTTCCGGGAATACCTGCGGATAGTCGATGGCCTGCGGCCCGAATGGATTGTGATGGAGAACGTCACCGGCATCTACTCCATCGCCAACGGGGAAGCCGTCCGGGCGATCAAGGCGGAGTTTGCGGCCCTCGGTTATGCCGTGGAGGACGCGGTGCTGCGCGCAGAGGACTACGGGGTGCCACAGGAACGGCGGCGCGTCGTGTTCATTGGCAACCGCGTAGGTGCGCCCATCTCGCACCCGGAGCCCACGCACGGGCCGGGGCGCGCTAACCCGTTCACCAAGATCAGGGACGCAATAGGGGACCTGCCCCCGCTCGACAATGGCGAGAACCCGGGCCGCGTTGCCTACGCTGATGCCAGACCGAGCAAATACCAGCGCCAGATGCGCGGGAACGCGATCACCGTGGGCAACCACGCAGCCCCGAGGCTCGGCAAGGTCAACATGGACCGGCTGCCCTACATCCCACCCGGCGGGAGCTGGCGCGACATTCCGCATGACCTGCTGCCCGAGGGGATGAAGCGCGCCAAGCGGTCGGACCATACCAAGCGATACGGGCGCATGACATGGGACGGGCTTTCTTGCACAGTCCTGACCAAATGCGACATCCACTGGGGGGCCTACATCCACCCGGAACAGGACCGCGCCATTTCGGTGCGCGAGGCGGCGCGGCTCCAAGCCTTCCCCGACTGGTTCGAGTTTGCTGGATCGAAGACAGAACAGTATGTGCAGGTCGGCAACGCGGTCCCGCCCCTCTTGGGCAAGGCTGTTGGCGACCACCTGATGCAGCTCATGGCTGCGCAGGGCGAAGTCGCAGCCTGA